CTTGGAATCGCGGCTGATTGCGCAGTGGGTCATACTCGGGGTCGACTTTCATTCCAATCAACATGAAGCTGCGCGCGGCATAAGCTTTCTCCACCCAATCCAACGCCATGCTGGTGTCGCCGAGCGCGAGGCAGACTTTGATGACATCGGGCGGAGCCAGGAAACGATCCTGCGGCCAGGCCAGCATCTCTTGCAGCAGGCGCCGCGCCGCGCGATGATTGCCGGCCAGCGCGTGGGCGCGCGCCGTCATCCCCGCAATCTCCGAAACAGAATCCATCTGCGCCGAGGTTTGAATCTCGGCCATTGCCTCCTCCCACCTGCCCAGTTTTTGATAGGTGCGAGCCAAATACATGCGCGCGAACCAGTAGCTCGGAGCAAGGTCGATGGTGGTGCGCAGCGGCGCGAGCGCCTCTTCGTAGTGGCGCGCCGCGTACAGGCAAACGCCCAGGAAAGAGTTGGTCTCCGGCGACAACGGGTCGAGCTGCCGGGCCTGCTCGGCTTCGGCAATGCCGGCCGCGAGATGCCCGGTCGCAACCAAAAACGCGCCATAATAGCTGCGCGTGAGCGCATTATTGGGATTCAATTCCAGCGCGCGCTGAAATTCACGCTGCGCCGCGGCTTGATTCCATTCATACCAAAAATGCACCACGGCCAGCCAGGCGTGGGCTTCGGCCAGCGATTCGTCGAGTTGAATAGCGCGCTCGGCAGCGGCTTTGGCCTTGGGCATGGCTTCCTGCGCCGGCGCAAACCAGTCGGTAATGCCGACATAGTAATAGGCCAGCCCGAAATACGCCAACGCATAGCTGGAATCCAGACCGATGGCTTGCTCGAAATAAGCGATGCCCCGATCCAACCCGGCGCGTGTGTACTGGCTGGCATAATGTTGCCCCAACAGATAGAGGCGGTAGGCCTCGCTGTTGGTGGTGTGAGGCTTCTGCAGTTGCATCTGCTCGCTGGGCGACAGACGCAACCGCATTCTGCCGGTGATCTCGGAGGTGATCTCCTGCTGCAAGGCCAGCAGGTCAGCCATCGGAAGGTTGTATTGCTCGCCCCAAATCACGCTCTGGTCGCGCGTATCCACCAGCTCGGCGCTGAGGGCGAGTTGATTGCCACGTTGCAGCACCGTGCCGGTCAAGACCGCCTTCACGCCCAGCTCTTTGCCCACGGTCCCGGCATCGACGGCGCGGCCTTCATAGCGCAGCGTCGCGCTGCGCGAGCGCACTTTCACATGCGACAAGCGCGACAGGCTGTAGATCAGGCTCTCGGTCAGGCCTTCACTGAGGTATTCGGTATCAGGATCATTGCTGAGATTGGCGAACGGCAACACGGCCACGGAATCGATCACGCTTGCCGCGGGCCGAAGAAAGTACAGACCCGCGCCCGCCAATGCCAGGAACGCACCGACAACACCGGCGAGCAACATCCTTTTTGTGAATTTTCCCGGGGTGGCGGCGAGGCGATGCGTCGAGGCGACGCCGGCTAGCTGTGCCTGCGCCAGCGGCTGCAAATCAGCCAGCACTTCGTCGGCGGTTTGATAACGCTCGTCGGGATTTTTGGTGAGCAGCTTCGTGACGATCTGCTCCAAGGCCGGCGGCGTGTCCGGCCGCCGGGCAAGGACTGCCTCCGGTGTTTCATTGATGATCGAATAGATCACCACCTGGGGATGATCCCCGCGAAACGGCAGGCTGCCGGTGAGCATTTCGTAGAGCAGCACGCCCAGCGCCCAGAGATCCGTGCGCGGATCGACTTTCTTCCCGCGCGC
The genomic region above belongs to bacterium and contains:
- a CDS encoding protein kinase; protein product: MTGKVISHYHVMQALGSGGMGIVYQAQDLKLKRPVALKFLSRELTSNAEAKQRFVQEAQAAAALNHPNICTIYEIEESEENFFIAMEFIDGHSLREQLNQGALPLAQALAIAIQVAEGLQAAHAKGIVHRDLTGSNVMLSSTQRVKITDFGLAQLFGSSLLTQRGTVMGTVAYMSPEQARGKKVDPRTDLWALGVLLYEMLTGSLPFRGDHPQVVIYSIINETPEAVLARRPDTPPALEQIVTKLLTKNPDERYQTADEVLADLQPLAQAQLAGVASTHRLAATPGKFTKRMLLAGVVGAFLALAGAGLYFLRPAASVIDSVAVLPFANLSNDPDTEYLSEGLTESLIYSLSRLSHVKVRSRSATLRYEGRAVDAGTVGKELGVKAVLTGTVLQRGNQLALSAELVDTRDQSVIWGEQYNLPMADLLALQQEITSEITGRMRLRLSPSEQMQLQKPHTTNSEAYRLYLLGQHYASQYTRAGLDRGIAYFEQAIGLDSSYALAYFGLAYYYVGITDWFAPAQEAMPKAKAAAERAIQLDESLAEAHAWLAVVHFWYEWNQAAAQREFQRALELNPNNALTRSYYGAFLVATGHLAAGIAEAEQARQLDPLSPETNSFLGVCLYAARHYEEALAPLRTTIDLAPSYWFARMYLARTYQKLGRWEEAMAEIQTSAQMDSVSEIAGMTARAHALAGNHRAARRLLQEMLAWPQDRFLAPPDVIKVCLALGDTSMALDWVEKAYAARSFMLIGMKVDPEYDPLRNQPRFQAVLHQMGLD